A genomic region of Prosthecobacter algae contains the following coding sequences:
- a CDS encoding protease modulator HflK, with protein sequence MKPAHTPISLRDEGHVVEALLLFLKQLTAHARWVFAALLLLYAVSGIHTIQPQQTALVRRLGRLQPHLHQPGLLVGLPRPFDEVLLFETGKDTSLPLDAWALIGTKIGDPDKQIEPTNEELIQQMNSRDVEGAKYPTYDHTTLNPLDHGYTLTLDTNVIQGQFNLRYRIDDPFRYTIAGDRIEILLARLSYRALTAQLARRRIDASLTDDRRDVAAEATKQVQAEASRLHLGVRITGLDIRALSPPAQVLAAFEEVTNARQFAKTMFENARQYDAETRTKFEGEAASILFRAEGYATGLVESAKGEASSFTSLLGNYRLNPQLVSQRLLRETLDGVMGQVSSRTLLPMQQARPTVILEPAPEFAR encoded by the coding sequence ATGAAGCCCGCCCACACCCCCATCAGCCTGCGGGATGAAGGCCACGTCGTGGAGGCGCTGCTGCTGTTCTTAAAGCAGCTCACCGCTCACGCCCGTTGGGTCTTTGCGGCATTGCTGCTTCTTTATGCGGTTTCCGGCATTCATACCATCCAGCCGCAGCAGACGGCGCTGGTGAGGAGACTGGGACGCCTGCAACCTCACCTGCATCAGCCAGGCCTACTGGTGGGGCTGCCACGTCCCTTTGATGAAGTGCTGCTTTTTGAGACTGGCAAAGATACCAGCCTGCCACTCGATGCCTGGGCACTCATCGGCACCAAGATCGGGGATCCAGACAAGCAGATCGAACCGACCAACGAAGAGCTGATTCAGCAGATGAATTCCCGTGACGTGGAAGGGGCCAAATACCCCACCTACGACCACACCACACTAAATCCGCTGGACCATGGCTACACGCTGACCTTAGACACCAATGTCATCCAGGGGCAGTTCAATCTACGTTACCGAATTGACGATCCTTTTCGTTATACCATCGCAGGCGACCGCATCGAAATCCTGCTCGCGAGACTTAGTTACCGAGCCTTGACAGCTCAGCTCGCCCGCAGGCGCATTGATGCCAGCCTGACCGATGATCGCCGCGATGTGGCAGCGGAGGCGACGAAACAGGTGCAGGCTGAAGCCAGCCGGCTGCACCTGGGTGTGCGCATCACGGGTCTGGACATCCGCGCTCTTTCGCCACCTGCCCAGGTTCTGGCGGCCTTTGAGGAGGTGACGAATGCACGCCAGTTTGCCAAAACGATGTTTGAAAATGCCCGTCAGTACGATGCGGAAACACGCACGAAGTTTGAGGGTGAAGCCGCCTCCATTCTTTTCCGTGCAGAAGGTTATGCCACGGGCCTGGTGGAGTCTGCCAAAGGTGAAGCGTCCTCCTTCACATCCCTGCTGGGGAACTATCGCCTGAATCCCCAACTCGTTTCCCAGAGACTGCTGCGGGAGACGCTGGATGGAGTGATGGGCCAGGTTTCCTCCCGCACCCTGCTGCCGATGCAGCAGGCCCGCCCCACCGTCATCCTAGAGCCTGCCCCTGAATTTGCCCGATGA